The window GAATGTCTCAATGAACGTGTCACTGAGAAACTTTGGAATACAGAAACAAAGCCGTGCCTTATGTGCATGTAAATTCGAGCGTGTTGGGGCCGTCAGTCCGTGCCTCTGTTCTCCTAATAAGCCAATAGTCTTATCTTTGCCGCTGTACAGTAGCGCCATGTAAGTGAGCAGGCATGTATTATAGCTGTATGATCTGTTTTGTGCAAACCCAGACCCCCTCCCACTCACCCGTTGTAGAGTTCATCGTCTCTTCTCTCTCGATTCTCCCTCTAGATCTAGGGTTAGTCCATTTTCTCTTAATTTCTATGTGAATTTTTCGCTACGATCCATTTTCCCCTCTGTTGGTTTCATCTCTTCGTGTTTGAAAGCGACGCATCTATGCTGTTATGCTAGGAATTTCCTGGAAATTTGTTGTGATCTAAACCAAATCCGCGCAGTACGAGGCCGAACCTGTACATGACCCATGCCTCTTAGGGGTGGGGTTGACTGGGAGTCGGCGTTTGTGCTTGAGAACGCTACGAGTTGCAGCGCACTGCAGCGTCCAAGTCACAGGTGAGCGATGAACTTTGCTGAGGGAGGTTGGTAGTTTAAATTGAAGCCCGTTAGTTCTTGCAAACAATGGCGGTGGCCAGAAATCCAAGGAAGTGGCCAGACGTTGCGCTCTATTGCTTAACCAGCCACAGGGTGCTGGAGGTCGGCGTTTGGGGTGCTGTTGACTGGGAGTCGGCGTTTGGGATCATGTAGGCTGGGGGCAAGGTTAACGTTGATGGATCACCCGTTTCAAATACCACCTAGCCACACATGTTCGGGTGCTTGGCGTCGGCGATGGTAGCGTAGAGTTGCGGATGACGTTGCTGGGTGCAGCTCTGACGAATTTAGATAAAATTTTATTGTTACAAACACTTTTTTGAGCTGACTGGTGATAGAATATTGTTTCTGCTTTTTGCTTCTCTTGTCTTGAAATATACATTTGCTAAAGCTGCTTTTATGACCAAGCAGCAGAGATCCTTTCACTGATTGACATTGACAGCCAAGATTGTGAACTGCTCTAAAAACAGTCAATACTGAATTGTGATGAATTAAGCAACCATTTTTGGAAAATAAAATACTGATTTAATTAAATTCATATTTCATCTATTTTTACTATCGTTGTAGAACTGTCAAGCTTTGCACATGTCTTTTTAGGAAATTGTTTCTGAACGACTATTTATGAAAAGTGCCCCTTTAGCCCAATAGTTTTTCAAGATAATATAATTTTCCTTGTGTTGGGAATTTCATATAAACGTTGTTTCGCAACGTATTCCAGGGGAAACCATGTGTTGTGATATATGTACCAACTTCGGTTGCCCTGGATTGGAGTCAGGCGTTCTTCACAGTACGATAATAGTGTTTCTTCCTCGATGCTACAAGACATGCCAAGTAAGGAGAAATGTTCACCCGATGCCGCCCGTCAGTTACTACCAACTACTGTATCTTTCTGATGGCAGGAAATAAAAGTTTCTCCCATATTGTTGGAATGGAATGCCTACATTTAAGAATTTAACGAGATGTTTTCAATTTTCGATATACCTTAGTTTTATCAAATGGCAACCTGTTGAAAACAATTTGTAGATATATGATAACCGCTATCTGTCTTGATTATACATGTCGGTATTCAAGGATTCCTTCTTGCCAGTTTGAAGTTTTTTTGTGCAGTACGTGTCATGCTATTGCAGGCAGCAAGTCACTTCTTCAATCTATCAGTGGAAAGAGGAAGCATTTCAAGAAGGAAAACAAAGGAATTCAGTACTAATCACCAACGAGGATCTGTCATATGATATCTGCATCACCGATGAACCTAACCGGTCTAAAATTCATGGACCTGGCTGGGAAAAGCTAATTAGCGACTACGATCTTCGTTATCGAGATCTAATCATCATAAACCTGGATACTGGGAGTCTGTCCATTGAGATAGATCTAAGACTCAGTGATTCTCGAGGAGGTCACAGGCCCGTTCCCAAACCATCATTAGGTAAGTGCATCAACTTCCATCTTGTTTTATCAACTATGTTTATCAGCATACTTTGGTGCTCCTACCTCTGTCCATTAAATGAATGTCATATTTATAGTCGTAGTTACTTTCAAAACTTTTTTTGCAATTCTGTTGATTATCATCTGAACTTGATCACATGGATTGAATTTAACCATTCCTTTTAAACTTTAATAGCGAGTTCATTTCTTTAAACAACTTAGTTTGAAAATGAGTTTTTTTTCCTGCAGCTCTTGATTATGTAAATGATTCGGAGAGGGAGTACATTGGGAAAACAGTGTTTGGTCGAGGCGTAAACCTCTCATACAGACAATTTGGACAGATGATATACTTTGTGTTTGAGGCCGACGACTTCCCCACCATACCCTTTGTGCAGCGTCTAAACGTCACAAATGTCATAAATGGTCGTCTCGTTAGTCATTCAATATCTGTTTTGATCCACTGCCATGGATTTGTTTGCTATTTTTATGTTTTATGTGCTTGTACATTGATTTTATCTAGTAATATCTTTACAATCTGCAGAGAATCCCGTCTGCTGTTGTGAGGCTTCTAAAGATGAACCTAGGATATCTACCTCAAAATGGTGGAATCAGCCTAACAGAGGTGTATGATGCAATAGACATGAGCACGACATACTCCATACAAACTGACGGCAAAATGGAGGTGACCGGTTTTTCAGATTTTCCGCGGGAAGCTCGGCTAACGGTTGGTTCCATTGTCCTCATCACAATTGAAAAGCGGTGGCCAACTTTGGGAAACATGAAGCTGATGCGGCTGATAATCAACGACCTTTCCTGATAGAGCCTTGCTGATGGCTATACTTCCTATATCACAGTTCAGTAATGTATGTCTGGTTTTTGACCAGGTTGTACATGCCAGTTTTGTAATTTAGTTATGTCATGGTATATAACTGAGCATATAATTATGTCCAAGAGGACGCTGGTGAAAATTCCCGGTCAAAAAAGGTGAAGCACTTACGTGGGTTACTTTATTTATCTATGATAATAATAAAAGGATTCGCTGACTGATAATGGAGAATGAATGGCTATGGTGAAGTATATTTCTGCATAGTTTACTGATGTTGCTAGCTCCGCATGTCAGTAGTACACATATTCTCACTATGGTGCTCCGCAGAATAGCGGGATGCCAAGTAGTTTGTTGCGATAAGCTCAAACATACACCTCTGTCTACCGCACAGCAGTTCTCCTAAACAACCAGTGCCTTCCCCTGTGGCTCTGTTACCTTAAACATCCATGCCTTTAAAAAGTGAATCTTAAAACAGACGTCCATGCCTCTACGAGTGAACAAGTCAGAGAAAATATTTCAAACACGGGGAGACACGCCCAAGACCCAGGCTACTTATGCTGCTAAAACAGCACCTTTTCAAAGTGAAACATGTCACTTCAAACATTTGACAGAACACGGGCACGTTGACGTCCGTGCAATCACGTAGCTTCATGTCCGTGCCTCACGTAGCATCGTACATGTGCCTCTAGTTGCGCCTCTCGTTCTATAAGTGCGTCTCGCAGCTGCATGTCCACGCCTCTTGCTGCTTCTTGTTGTTTCTGTCCATCTCATAGCGTCAGTTGCAACACGCACAAACAACAGTGCCTCTGAAAAAACACAGCACTGCTCCTCCCAGCGAATGTATCACCGAAAACAATTGCCACTCCTAGTGAATGTATCACGCCCGTGTGTCTGAGAGTTAAACCAGCCACTTCAAGCATGCTTCTCTTTGTCAGAGACTTGTGCCTCTACATACTGCCCCTGCATGCCTCACGAGATAAATTGTAAAAGTTGACATTTGATAGAAAACTACGCAAGACAACGATCCTCTCCCCGAGTTGCTGGAGATACAACGGTTGTTAAAAACATTACTGctgattttatttttattttttataaagaAAAACCAAGATAAAAAACCCAGGATGTGCACAACCGCACCGACAGGAAGATGAAACCACGATCCACAACAAACGATGTGCACAACCGCATCGACAGTGAGATCGTGCACTCCTTTGCGGCTGCCCCGCCCTTAAATTTAGACTTCCGCCGCGGCCTTCTCACACACAAACAACAGAAATCGCCATTGCGCTCCCACTCATTGTTCCCCATGAAATACCAGGTTGAGGAGGAATAATTGCTCCAGGCCATGGGATTCACCAGGGAACTCATGGAGGTGCAGGCCCACGGCAACACCAAGTTGCACATGATCCACACCAATGACTTGCACAAGGCGGCGACCACCATCGAGCAATACGAGCGACACCTCCAGttcgagcaccacaagattgtcGAAGTTGATATGGAGTACACCAACGACCATGGCAAAGATCAGAAACCCGCCCTCGTCCAACTCTCCGTCGGCAAGGATCATCCGGTGCTGCTCTTCCAACTGAGCACCGCCGACAAGAACTGCACCAAGTTTGACAACTTCCTCGCCGACCCCAGGTACATGTTTGTTGGCTTCTCCATCAACGGCGACATAGAGATGCTTGGCCGCGTCGGACTGGAGATCGCCCACTTCGTCGACATCCAGAAGGAATGGAGGGTGCCTACAACTACCAAGCCTCTGGACTCCCTTGGGGACGTCTCGGGCATCCTTGTCCACGACTACTACAACGACATGAAGAAGAAGCTCACCAACGCAGAACACAAGCGCTGGGCGTGCATGCCCCTTTCCATGAGACACATCGAGTACGCGGCAAAGGACGCTCACGCTGCGTACGAGATATGGAGCCGCCTCACAATCGTCCAGGAAGGTCTCCGCCGGAAAAAACTCGAGAAGGAGCTGTCCAGGAAGCGCGCTAGGTCCTGGGGCGACTGCGACTACTGAAGCAGGTGGTCCTGGCCAAGAAAAGTATCAAGAAGATTTCTCTTGCCATTCTAAATTTCTCATTAGATTTGCTTTCTCTCAAGATTGTTGTTTGCTTTTGTCGCAGATAACCTTGTAGTTTGCTTGCAGTTTACATATCTTTTGGACAAGTTTATTTCCAGTGCAATGTTGGAGTTATCTATTAGTAGAATATATTGCAGTGCACTGAAAAATATAAACACAGTATAGATAGCATACGATTAGCGTAACGCACGAGTCAGGTACACATAGCAGTCGACAAAAAGGACGAGCATGCAGTGCACTAGTACCTTTCTGGATGCAGTGTCGAAATGTAGGGACAACAATTACAGAATGTTCCTAAATGGAGTGCACAATGTTCTAACAAAACATTGCACACACGGTATTAAAAAACGTTCGCCTGGAACACTTTGGAGAACATTTTGAATACAGAGGTAGTTACGTGTTTCTTCTCCTTGGAGAACAGTGCTCCACTGAAAGTGCAActctccctgggtggttttggtaattcctaacaacatatagtttattgagctaatgctattccaagataaatatttcaggaaagctcaatatttggcatggcatggattagaaagtggacccttcaaaatgctaaggacaaaagattggctcaagctcaaagcacaagactctacattttctattttagtgatccaagatcacattaactctataggaaaagccaatactattaagaaggcatgaggtgttgcttaatgagattcttgctcaaaatgcttagtgatatgctccaaaaccctccactactttctcatatccacatatgtcctaaaccaaaaagtccaactcgccCCACCGAAGTTTcacatccggagccaccgagttcagttgacatagcctctgccagaaaccctaatcaattcagtctcaccgatagggatctcggtctcaccgagatggggttgcaaactctctgtttcccttcgtaacgtttcggtcaaaccaaggtgagcgat is drawn from Aegilops tauschii subsp. strangulata cultivar AL8/78 chromosome 1, Aet v6.0, whole genome shotgun sequence and contains these coding sequences:
- the LOC141033848 gene encoding uncharacterized protein, whose protein sequence is MGFTRELMEVQAHGNTKLHMIHTNDLHKAATTIEQYERHLQFEHHKIVEVDMEYTNDHGKDQKPALVQLSVGKDHPVLLFQLSTADKNCTKFDNFLADPRYMFVGFSINGDIEMLGRVGLEIAHFVDIQKEWRVPTTTKPLDSLGDVSGILVHDYYNDMKKKLTNAEHKRWACMPLSMRHIEYAAKDAHAAYEIWSRLTIVQEGLRRKKLEKELSRKRARSWGDCDY